The genomic DNA ACCACTACCATACGGGCGCTGCTGGGCATTTACCAGCCGGCCGGCGGGCGGCTGCTTATCGATGGCAAGCCATACCGCGTCGATGGCGGCGTACGCCTGGGCTACCTGCCTGAAGAACGCGGCCTTTACAAGAAAGAGAAAGTACTCGATATCATGTCGTACTTCGGACAGCTCAAAGGCCTGTCTCCCCAGGAGGCAAAACGATGGTCGCTTGCATATCTGGAGCGGGTCGAGCTGGCCGACAAGGCCAATCTGCGCCTCGATAAGCTTTCCGGCGGCCAACAGCAGAAGGTGCAGCTTGGCATCACCATCATGAACGACCCTGAGCTTCTCATCCTGGACGAACCGACCAAGGGCTTCGATCCGGTCAACCGGCGGCTGCTGATGTCAATCATCGAGGAGCACCAACGGGCCGGGGCTACCGTCGTCTTCGTGACGCACCAGATGGAAGAGGTTGAGCGCCTCTGCGACCGCATCATCCTGCTCAAAGACGGTGCCGCCCGGGCGTACGGTCCGGTCAAGACTGTCCGCAAAGAATTCGGCGGCCTGTCGCTTGATGACATCTTCATCAAAGTCTATGGCCAGCACGATAGTCGCCAGGAGGAGGCGTAACCATGCATAACCTGAGTACCGTCTTCCGTTTTGAAGTCATCCGCTCACTCAAAAAGAAGAGCTTTTGGATATCAGCCCTGTCGTTCCCATTGATATTCGCCGCCATCGCTGCCATCATCTACTTCTCCAACAAGACGACAGAAGAAGCCGCCACGCAGAACAATAACGATAAGTTCTCGCTCGCCGTCACCGACAGGTCCGGCCTGGTACAATCGGCCATTCTGCGCCAGCTTGATGCCAAGGTGCTCAGGGACAAGGAGGAAGGCATCCAAGCCGTCACCAGCGGCTCGCTTGACGCGTACTTCTACTATCCTCAGGACCTTAGCAGGCAGCCGGTCGAAATCTACAGCCGCGACGTCGGACTGTTCGACAATGGCCGCTACCAAGGGGTCAGCGAGCTTATTCTGAAGCAATCAGTGGCCGGCGCCATCAATCCGCAGGTCAAAGCCATCCTGCAGAACGACGTTACCTACAGCGCCACCACCTACCGCGACGGCGACGCCTACGACGGCTTCAAGCAGCTCGTCGCCCCCGGCATGTTCCTGGTACTGTTCTATATCCTGATGGCGCTGTTTGGCAACCAGATGCTGACCAGCACCACCGAAGAGAAGGAGAACCGGGTCATCGAGATGCTCCTGACGACGGTGGATGCGCGCACGTTGATTGTCGGTAAGGTGCTGTCGTTGATCGTCCTGGCCCTGGCCCAGATACTCATCATCCTGATACCAGTCGTCGCCGGCTACTTCCTGCTTGGCTCGCAGTTCAATCTGCCCAACTTTGACATCACCAACATTCCGCTGGATGCCGGCCGCATCGCCGTCGGGGCGGCCATCTTCTTCGCCAGCTTCATGCTGTATACCGGGCTGCTGATCGCTATCGGCGCAGCTACTCCCACCGCCAAAGAGGCCAACAGTTTCTTCGGCGTCGTCATGACGCTGTTGTTCGCACCGCTCTATGCCGTCACACTGTTCATCTCGGCGCCAGAGAGCCCGCTGGTGCGCTTTTTGACGCTTTTCCCGCCCACCGCACCAATTCCGCTGATGCTCCGCAATGCCGTGGGCAACCTGCAGCCGTGGGAGACGGCCCTTGGCGTAGCACTGCTTGTCCTGGCGGCGGCCATCGCACTGAGCGTCGCCGTGCGGTTGTTCCGCTTCGGGGCGCTGGAGTACAGTCGCCGCTTGAGCCTGAAGGAAATTTTCGCCCGCAAGTAAAGCCGCAGCATACAAAAAACACCCGGACCGCAATGCATCCGGGTGTTTTTATGCGAACGTAACCGCTAATTATCGATTGACACCAGCTCGATATCAAACACCAGATCCGAATTAGCCGGAATGTTCGGAGCAGGGGACTGTGAGCCGTACGCCAGCGGCGCCGGAATCACCAGCCGGCGCGTACCGCCAACCTTCATGCCGGGCACACCTTGCTGCCAGCCGCCGATGACACCGCTCAGCGGGAAGGTGATGGGCCGCCCCATGTCGTGTGAGCTCTGAAAAATAGTGCCGTCCTTAGCCAGAGCGCCTGTGTAGTGCGCCGTGATGACCGCGCCACTTGGCACGACCTGGCCGTTGCCTTCGGCAACATCGATGATGTGCAGTTCCGTTACGGTTTCGACCGGGTCAAACCCCGCCATCTTGGTGCCTTCAAGCCTATCTTGATTCATAAAGAGTCCTTTCCGTGGTGGCCAGTTAGTTAATTCTTGATCTCCACCCCGGCCATAATAACATCACCGACGACATGCAGCACCGGTGCGTTCTTGGCGCCTGCACTGTACGTCTTGTCCTCGACGCCGCCTAAAATGGGGGTCAGCGCCGGCCGCACCACCCAAGTCTCCGGCACGATAATCTCGACGCCGCCCATGATAGCCACCACCTCGAGCGTCGCCTCCTTGTGGATGGCCGCCTTGCGCAGATCGATTTTGACGCCGCCCATGATGGCCGTCGCCTTGCCGCCCTTGTAGTCGCCCGATTTGTTCTTATTCTCGGCGCCGCCCAGCAGCGCAACGACGTCATCGCGTTCTTCCTGGCTCAGATGCTTGGTAGCCCGGCCGGCGCGGTTGGTCAGCACTGAGACACCGATGATGATCAGGATGGTCGGCCAGAACAGGCTCCACAGGTTAAAGTCGGGTAGCACATCAAGCTCGCGCAGCTGCAGGGCCACGCCGACGGCGATGATGACCACCGCCCAGATATAGTTGCGCGCGCTGTTGATAAGCATGACCAGCCCGACGATGACCAGCAGCGTCGGCCAGTACTGCTCAACCAGGTCGCCAAAATTAAAGATCTCCAGTCCATCGAGCAGGGTGCCGATGCCCAGGAGAATGATTGCTATGCCAATGATTGTTCGTGCGGTAGTGTTTCTCATACCCTACAGTATACAACTCCGTCAAGCCGGTTGGTTATGCTTTACAATATTATTCACGTGAAAACAATAGCCGCCCCAGAACGAGGCGGCTATTGTCATGAGGACAGCGATCGGTTACTTCTCTGACTTCGGGGTGGACGATGCGTCCTTCTTGGGCGTGTGCACCGTGCCGCTCTTGTCGACCTTCAGCACCAGGATACGTTGATTATCCTGGCCGAAGTCGGCGACAAGCTTGGCGTGGTCTTTGGCTTCAAAGACGGTCGGGAATTCCTTGCGGTTGCGTTCGTCCAGCGTCGGGCCGTTGAGCACGATGTAGTCGATGCTCTGCCAGCCGCTGATCTCAGCAGCTACTTCGGGGTCGGTCTCGGTCTTGTACAGCCAGACCGGGTCCGGCTTGTTAAAGCCCTTGTCCTGCAGGTCGGTCCACAGGGCAGACTCGACGACCATGCGCTTGTCACGGGTGACATGCTTATTGATCCAGTCAACCGCTTGGCGGCTCGACTTGTCAACGTCCTCAGTCATACTGGCCTGCAGACGCGGCTGCCAGGCGGGCACTACATACGTGGCGAAGCCGGCAACCAGGGCCAGTGCTGCGATGCCAGCCGTTACCTTGCCGGCCAGCACCAACTTGGTCTTGCGGGCATCCAGCAGCGGCACCACGACAAAGCGGTGTACAGCGGCGCCGATGACGATGGCCGCCAGCGGCAACAGGGCGATGATGTACGGGTAGGGCAGGTATCCGCCGCGCAGCATCATGATCAGGCCGATAGCCAGCGCCACCACGAACGGGCGGGCGCTGCGGACGAACCAGGCGAACGGCATGGCGGCCACACCGGCCCAGAAGAGCCAGGCATCGATGTCCATCCAGAAGTTAAAGAGGTTGCGGGCGTCACTGTCGGCGCCGAGGATGCTGCCGCTACCCTCGCGGCCGAAGAGCTGCCAGAGGAGCGTGCCCAGCAGCGAGACATGGCCCTCACCGGGGAACAGCTCGTTCTTAAGCAGGGCGTAGAGGGCATAGAAGCTGACGATGGCGATGAAGACCACCGAGAACGAGGCTAGCATGAAGCGGCGGTTGCGCTTATCGCTGTTCTGCCACAGCAGGTAGGCCAGGGCCGGCAGGAAGATCAGGAACGTCTCCTTGCTGAGGATGGCCACAGCCATACAGATGGCACTGCCGACGATAGGCAACAGGTGGCGCCGCGGCGTCAGGGCCAGGAAGAAGGCGCCGAGCAACCAGGGCAGGGCGATGTTGTCGAGCAGGACGTAGCGGCTGAACTCGACTGCCAACGGGCTCAGGGCGAACAGCCCCGCCGCCAGCGCGCTGACGCTGCGGCCGATACCCAGGCGCCGGCCGATCATGAAGACCAGCAGTACGCTGACAAGGTGGACTACCACCATGAATTCGCGGCCGGCGGTGATGGATGAGGCGTGGCGGTCAAAGGCGCCGGTCAGGGCCGTATAACCGGCCAGCTGGATCCAGGCGACCGGTGGGTGGTCGTACCAGTAAGTGTAGTGGGCCAGGTCGCCCTTGTACTGGACGGCCCAGGCCTGGGAGACGTAGGTGCCTTCGTCCTCGAAGCGCTGCGGTGAGTTCGGCATGTTCAGCGCACCGACGACGCCGGCGATCAGCAGCAGCACGCTGGCTACCAGGACATCAAGCCGGTAGGTCTTGAGCCAGGCGGCCAGGCGCTGGCCGAGAGTCTGTGGTGTTTCAATCTTCTTTTTTGCTGGTTTCTTGCTGGCCATAGTGGCAGTACCCATCCTTATTACCTAGGCTTTCTCACCCATTATAGCTGCCGTAGCGGTATTCTGTGCAACGGAAGCCTGGGTTTCGGCGCCACGGTGGCGGCCGCTGTGAGCAGTCTTGTGCCAGGTAGTGTCGCCGCGCAGTTCGCGGATCATCGACCACAGGCCGGCGATGTTCAACACCATCTGGTAGAGGGCGAAAGTGGCAAAGAGGGTGGCATACTGACGCACGGTGACCTTGCGCTGGAAAGCCTTGCCAAAATCACTCAGGAAGACGGCGTTCAGCACCAGCAGCAGTGCCAACGGGATCAGCGGGATGAACATCAGCAGTACCAGGGCGACCGGCGCCTTGAGCTGAGCCATGGCGATCAGGGTGACCAGCAGCATGACGGTCGAGAAGGCGAGCATGGCCGGACCAGCCAGCACATAGCCAGCCAGCAGGCGCTGACGCAGGGAAGGCAGCTGGCGCCACAGGCCTTTGCGCCACTCGTGATAGAAGCCCTGGCACCAGCGGACGCGCTGTTTGAAGAGTCCGGCCAACGTGTCAGGTGTTTCTTCCTGGGTAGCCAGGCGTGGGTCGTAGTAGACGGCCGTCTTGGTCTTGAACTTGACACTTAACAACACGCCCAAGCTACAATCTTCGGTCAGCGTAACTGGCCAGCCGCCGGCACGGCGGAGAAGACTAGAGCGGATGAAGATGGTGTTGCCACCTAAAGGCATGAAGCGGTTGTCGGACTGGAAGGCCATGGCACTGTTGAACCACTTGTAGTACTCAAGGACGTTGTGCAGGGAGTACCAGCTGGAATGGTGGTTCATCAGCTGGACGCCGCCCTGGACGACCCCGACCTTGCGGTCGTTGAAAGCCGTGTCCACGTGGGCCAGCAGCTCGGGGTGGACGCCATCCTCGGCATCGACGATACCGATGACGGTGTAATCTTTCTGAGCGACCGTCTCAAGCACGTAGTTCAGCTGCAGCGGCTTGTTCGGCTTGACGCCGGGGCGCAGCGGGTATTCGACGACAGTGATGCGGTCGCTGATGGCAGCGGCAGAGCGGGCGACAGCCAGCGTCTCATGATCGTCGTCACAGATGACGGAGATGATATCGACATTCGGGTGCGTCTGCTTAGCCAGCTGCAACAGGGTAGTGTCCAGCACTTCCTGCTCATGGCGGGCCGGGACGATCATCAGGAATTTCTCTTTGGGGGTCTTCGGGTCGGGGAAGCGCAGGCGGCTGACAGCTTCGGGGCTGCGGTAGGCGTAGGTCATGCGCCAGACTTCCATGCTGGCCTGGACGAACATGCCGACGCCGATGACGGCCATCAGGATGGCCAGCGTCAGCTGCAGCTGGACAAAGACGCCAGCAGCCAGGATGCCCACCAGGGCACCCAGGGCCAGCTTGCCCATCGGGAAGACGCGGTGGCGGCCGGCTGCTTTCTCGGCAGCACTGGCAAAGGCCCAGCGGTCGCTGATGATGTAGTTGAGCACCATGATTACCGCCAGGGCCACGACGCTGGCCGCCAGGTAGTGCAGCTCGAAGTTGAAGCTGCGGCCGGCCAGCGTGAAGCTGAACGACTGAGCGATAAGCCAGGCAAACAGGTAGTAGTTGACCGCCGAAGTGGCAGCCCGCGAGGCGATGAACTTGGCCAGGGCGCCGTTAGTAACGGTGCGGTCACGCCAGGTGATGTTCTTATTAAGCAGGTAGTTCAGCAGGAAGGTAACCACCAGGACGATGCCGTTGGCGTAGACCGGCGACATGCCCAGGCGCTCTACCAGCAGCGCCAGCAGGGCAAGCCCGGCCGCGAAAACGCCGCCACCGATAAGGCCGAACTGGACGAAGCGGGGGATGCGGGCGACAGAATCAATACTGTTGACATGCTTCAGTACGGCCAGCTGGCCCATGAACAGCATGCCTTGCTTGAATGAGCCTTTGCTTTCACCGGCAGTGCGCTCGGCAAACTCAAACGGCACTTCGGTGACGTTGAGGCTGGAGTGACGCGCCAGCATCTCAAGCAGAATCTTGAAGCCTTTCGGACGCAGCAGCCCCAGGTCGATGGCCTCGCGGCGGAACAGGAAGAAGCCGGTCATCGGGTCGGTGACGCCGCGCAGGCGCTTGGGAAAGAAAGCCTTGGCCAGGAACGTGGAGCCGCGGGAGACGAAGTGGCGGATGCCGCCGTCAAGCCCGCCGGCATCACCGCCGGCACAGTACCGGCTGGCAATGACCACGTCGGGGCTGACGCCGGCGGCATTCTGAGCCTCGGCAGCCTCGATCATGCGGGGCAGTACTTCCGGCGGGTGCTGCAGGTCGCCGTCCATGACGATGATCTGCTCCGAGCGGGCCCGGAGGATACCGTCGGTCACAGCGCCGGACAGGCCGCCGTGACGGGCATCACCTTCGCGGTGATACATCCGGACATGGAAAGTCGGCGTACGGTACAGCACGCGGGCAGCCGTCACAGCCTTGATGGTATCAAGGTTCGGGCTGTCATCAACAAACAGTACTTCGACCGGCCGGCCACTGAGAGCCAGGCGAATCCGACCAACGAGCAACAGCACGTTATCCGCTTCATTAAAGGTTGGTACGATGATGGTGGTCAGCGGTTTGACAGAACGCCACGCCTGCTTGACGGAATTATTAGCTCCCACGACTCTTCCTTCCCATTTCCCTGGTGTTTAGTAGTCTTATTTATATATTAGCACATTTTTCAGTTTTTTGCAAGTATATTTATTAAAAACAAGCGTTTTAGGAGGTAACGCGACAGTTTTACGATGTATTTTCTTTAATAGCCAATATATTGCCTATTGACAATAGTGTATACTGACAGTCGCCTTATTGTCACCAGCAATGTGCGAACATTGCCTGCACCAAGGAGAAAACGTTGATTCTTAGACGACGTGGAGCGCTGATCCTGCTGACCATCGTCGCGGCTGCGGTGACCCTGGTGGTCATCAGCAACCGTGGGGGCGTCGACTGCGACGAGGTCCGTCCAACGACCGGGCAGACGCGGGCGGCGATCTTCCTGGTCGACACCCAGCGCCTGAGCAGCCAGCACCTGGCGGTCGACGTGCAGATCTGCCCGGCACCCGGACAGACACTGAGCAACGTCCCGGTCTTCGCCGAGGCCTACAACAGCCCCGACCCGGCAATCCAGAAGAAGCACGGCAATGAATCCCGGGTGATCGAGCAGATCCCCGGGGAGGGCGACGAGATCCGCCTGGTCATCGACGGGCTGGACGGGGACACCAAACCGGCATTCGTCGGCATCGGCGTCTTCGAGCCCAACCCGCCCGGCAGCCCCGAGTGGGGACCGGTGATCGACTTCAGGGTGGTGCCCGTCGACCCGGAGGACTGACCTCCGGCGCTGCACGACAATAGGCTGCGCCCCTCCCGGCAACTGGTCCGGGAGGGTGCGCACCCTCAATAAGACACTTGCATCAACCAAGCCAAGTACATTAGAGTAAGCGAAGCATTATGATAAACGAATACATATATACAACAAACGTAAAGGGCGACCACGATGTCTAAGAACTTGGTCATCGTCGAGAGCCCCGCCAAGGCCAAGACCATAGAGAAATACCTGGGCAAGGACTTCCAGGTACTCTCCAGCATCGGCCATATCCGCAGTATCGCCAAGAAGACCAAGGACGGCAGCCCGCCGATCGACACCGCCAAGGGTTTCGTCACCGTCTACGAGGTCGACCCCGAGAAACGTAAGGTCATTACCGAACTGAAAAAGGCTGTCAAGTCCGCTGAAACCGTCTGGCTGGCGACGGATGAGGACCGCGAGGGAGAGGCGATCGCCTGGCACCTGTGCGAAGTATTGGGCCTCGACCCGGCCAGGACCAACCGCATCGTTTTTCACGAGATTACCAAGAGCGCCATCGAAGATGCGGTCAAAAACCCGCGCACCGTCGACATGAGCCTGGTGCAGGCCCAGCAGGCGCGCCAGATTCTTGACCGGCTGGTGGGCTTTGAACTGTCTCCGGTCGTCTGGCAGAAGGTGCCGGGCGGCAAATCGGCGGGCCGTGTCCAGTCGCCGGCGGTACGGCTGCTGGTGGAGCGTGAGCGTGAAATCAATGGTTTTGAAGGCTCATTCACTTTTAAGGTGACTGCTGAATTCACCGCCGCCGGCCAGCCGTTCAAGGCCGAGCTGCCGCACCGCTTTGCCACAGAAGCCGAGGCGCAGGCCTTTTTAGAGAGCTTACTCGGAGCCACCTTCACCGTGGCCGATGTCACCAAAAGCCCCAGCACCCGTAATCCGGCGCCGCCGTTCACTACCAGTACGCTGCAGCAGGATGCCAACAGCCGTTTGGGCTTCGGCTCCAAGGCCACCATGTCCAGCGCCCAGAAACTGTACCAGGACGGTAAGATCACCTACATGCGTACCGACTCGGTCAACCTGAGCGGACAGGCCATCGCCGCAGCCGCCGATTATATTAAGAAGGCCTTCGGCGAAGAGT from Candidatus Saccharibacteria bacterium includes the following:
- a CDS encoding glycosyltransferase family 39 protein, producing the protein MASKKPAKKKIETPQTLGQRLAAWLKTYRLDVLVASVLLLIAGVVGALNMPNSPQRFEDEGTYVSQAWAVQYKGDLAHYTYWYDHPPVAWIQLAGYTALTGAFDRHASSITAGREFMVVVHLVSVLLVFMIGRRLGIGRSVSALAAGLFALSPLAVEFSRYVLLDNIALPWLLGAFFLALTPRRHLLPIVGSAICMAVAILSKETFLIFLPALAYLLWQNSDKRNRRFMLASFSVVFIAIVSFYALYALLKNELFPGEGHVSLLGTLLWQLFGREGSGSILGADSDARNLFNFWMDIDAWLFWAGVAAMPFAWFVRSARPFVVALAIGLIMMLRGGYLPYPYIIALLPLAAIVIGAAVHRFVVVPLLDARKTKLVLAGKVTAGIAALALVAGFATYVVPAWQPRLQASMTEDVDKSSRQAVDWINKHVTRDKRMVVESALWTDLQDKGFNKPDPVWLYKTETDPEVAAEISGWQSIDYIVLNGPTLDERNRKEFPTVFEAKDHAKLVADFGQDNQRILVLKVDKSGTVHTPKKDASSTPKSEK
- a CDS encoding glycosyltransferase, with amino-acid sequence MGANNSVKQAWRSVKPLTTIIVPTFNEADNVLLLVGRIRLALSGRPVEVLFVDDSPNLDTIKAVTAARVLYRTPTFHVRMYHREGDARHGGLSGAVTDGILRARSEQIIVMDGDLQHPPEVLPRMIEAAEAQNAAGVSPDVVIASRYCAGGDAGGLDGGIRHFVSRGSTFLAKAFFPKRLRGVTDPMTGFFLFRREAIDLGLLRPKGFKILLEMLARHSSLNVTEVPFEFAERTAGESKGSFKQGMLFMGQLAVLKHVNSIDSVARIPRFVQFGLIGGGVFAAGLALLALLVERLGMSPVYANGIVLVVTFLLNYLLNKNITWRDRTVTNGALAKFIASRAATSAVNYYLFAWLIAQSFSFTLAGRSFNFELHYLAASVVALAVIMVLNYIISDRWAFASAAEKAAGRHRVFPMGKLALGALVGILAAGVFVQLQLTLAILMAVIGVGMFVQASMEVWRMTYAYRSPEAVSRLRFPDPKTPKEKFLMIVPARHEQEVLDTTLLQLAKQTHPNVDIISVICDDDHETLAVARSAAAISDRITVVEYPLRPGVKPNKPLQLNYVLETVAQKDYTVIGIVDAEDGVHPELLAHVDTAFNDRKVGVVQGGVQLMNHHSSWYSLHNVLEYYKWFNSAMAFQSDNRFMPLGGNTIFIRSSLLRRAGGWPVTLTEDCSLGVLLSVKFKTKTAVYYDPRLATQEETPDTLAGLFKQRVRWCQGFYHEWRKGLWRQLPSLRQRLLAGYVLAGPAMLAFSTVMLLVTLIAMAQLKAPVALVLLMFIPLIPLALLLVLNAVFLSDFGKAFQRKVTVRQYATLFATFALYQMVLNIAGLWSMIRELRGDTTWHKTAHSGRHRGAETQASVAQNTATAAIMGEKA
- a CDS encoding FKBP-type peptidyl-prolyl cis-trans isomerase, which codes for MNQDRLEGTKMAGFDPVETVTELHIIDVAEGNGQVVPSGAVITAHYTGALAKDGTIFQSSHDMGRPITFPLSGVIGGWQQGVPGMKVGGTRRLVIPAPLAYGSQSPAPNIPANSDLVFDIELVSIDN
- a CDS encoding ATP-binding cassette domain-containing protein produces the protein MRFGDTTVIDSLSFEVRRGETFGLLGSNGSGKTTTIRALLGIYQPAGGRLLIDGKPYRVDGGVRLGYLPEERGLYKKEKVLDIMSYFGQLKGLSPQEAKRWSLAYLERVELADKANLRLDKLSGGQQQKVQLGITIMNDPELLILDEPTKGFDPVNRRLLMSIIEEHQRAGATVVFVTHQMEEVERLCDRIILLKDGAARAYGPVKTVRKEFGGLSLDDIFIKVYGQHDSRQEEA
- a CDS encoding ABC transporter permease gives rise to the protein MHNLSTVFRFEVIRSLKKKSFWISALSFPLIFAAIAAIIYFSNKTTEEAATQNNNDKFSLAVTDRSGLVQSAILRQLDAKVLRDKEEGIQAVTSGSLDAYFYYPQDLSRQPVEIYSRDVGLFDNGRYQGVSELILKQSVAGAINPQVKAILQNDVTYSATTYRDGDAYDGFKQLVAPGMFLVLFYILMALFGNQMLTSTTEEKENRVIEMLLTTVDARTLIVGKVLSLIVLALAQILIILIPVVAGYFLLGSQFNLPNFDITNIPLDAGRIAVGAAIFFASFMLYTGLLIAIGAATPTAKEANSFFGVVMTLLFAPLYAVTLFISAPESPLVRFLTLFPPTAPIPLMLRNAVGNLQPWETALGVALLVLAAAIALSVAVRLFRFGALEYSRRLSLKEIFARK